In Chryseobacterium oranimense, a single window of DNA contains:
- a CDS encoding SymE family type I addiction module toxin, whose amino-acid sequence MKKKISSQNKYKIFRSRNLKVFRKSFARAYYHEVFFPEIRIAGKWVQDCGFEAGDRVAVIVSENQIILKKA is encoded by the coding sequence ATGAAAAAAAAGATCAGTTCTCAGAACAAATATAAGATTTTCCGCAGCCGGAATCTTAAGGTTTTCCGTAAATCCTTCGCACGGGCATACTACCATGAAGTTTTCTTTCCGGAGATCAGGATTGCCGGGAAATGGGTTCAGGATTGTGGTTTTGAGGCAGGGGACAGGGTAGCGGTTATTGTGTCCGAAAACCAGATTATTTTGAAAAAAGCGTAA
- a CDS encoding helix-turn-helix transcriptional regulator, which yields MIDTDMQDKKIHQGRNIKRFREMLGIKQEALALELGDDWNQKKISLLEQKETVETDILAKVAKILKVPAEAIENFDEEQAVNIISNTFTSNDTSTLNAINIQPTFNPLDKMVELYERMIQQQKEMIEKLERLIEK from the coding sequence ATGATTGACACAGATATGCAAGATAAAAAAATACATCAGGGCCGAAACATCAAACGTTTCCGCGAAATGCTGGGCATAAAACAGGAAGCCCTTGCCCTGGAACTGGGCGACGACTGGAACCAGAAGAAAATTTCCCTTCTTGAACAAAAAGAAACCGTAGAAACGGATATTCTGGCCAAGGTAGCCAAGATCCTGAAAGTTCCGGCTGAGGCGATTGAGAATTTTGATGAGGAGCAGGCGGTGAATATTATTTCTAATACATTTACAAGTAACGATACATCAACTTTAAATGCAATAAATATTCAGCCTACTTTCAATCCGCTAGATAAAATGGTTGAGCTTTATGAGCGTATGATTCAGCAACAGAAGGAAATGATTGAGAAATTGGAGAGGTTGATTGAGAAATAA